A DNA window from Pirellulales bacterium contains the following coding sequences:
- a CDS encoding SpoVR family protein → MPASLGNLTPELAALQVEIEEYARSHGLDFFPTIFELIDADELNSIAARGGFPTRYPHWRFGMEYEQLQKSYSYGLSKIYEMVINNNPCYAYLMRSNDLIDQKLVMAHVYGHCDFFKNNACFAPTDRKMMDTMANHGTRVSRYVDEIGVEPVEQFIDACLSLEDLIDIHSPFIQRRERQDRYNFQEDRREDERTGAPRFRSKDYMDSFINPRSVVGGIDDRLQESSDEPPQFPKQPERDVLLFLLEHAPLSAWQADVLSIIRDEAYYFAPQAQTKIMNEGWASYWHSTIMLRQGLDPSEVVHYCDHHSGTLASSPTQLNPYKLGIELFRDIEDRWNRGAFGREYDECDDHELRRRWDRQAGLGRDKIFEVRRIHNDLTFIDEFLTLDFVREQRLFQFGYNADAESYEIESREFPKVKRQLLEMLTNRGRPIIEVVDGNHKNRGEMYLKHQYSGVEVKLDEAADTLESLQKLWKRPVHLETIVEGRVTVLSYDGCDHALETQGDYDVGDDDDEDRT, encoded by the coding sequence ATGCCTGCCTCCCTCGGCAATCTGACGCCCGAACTCGCCGCGTTGCAGGTGGAGATCGAGGAGTATGCGCGCTCGCACGGGCTGGATTTCTTCCCGACGATCTTCGAGCTGATCGACGCCGACGAGTTGAACTCCATCGCGGCCCGGGGGGGGTTCCCCACGCGGTATCCCCACTGGCGGTTCGGCATGGAGTACGAGCAGCTCCAAAAGAGCTACAGCTACGGTCTCTCGAAAATCTACGAGATGGTCATCAACAACAACCCGTGCTACGCCTATCTGATGCGGTCGAACGACCTGATCGACCAGAAGCTGGTGATGGCTCACGTCTACGGGCATTGCGACTTTTTCAAGAACAACGCCTGCTTCGCCCCCACCGATCGCAAGATGATGGACACGATGGCGAACCACGGCACGCGGGTCAGCCGGTATGTGGACGAAATCGGCGTGGAGCCGGTCGAGCAGTTCATCGACGCTTGCTTAAGTCTTGAGGATTTGATCGATATTCACTCCCCCTTTATTCAGCGGCGCGAGCGGCAGGACCGATACAACTTTCAGGAGGACCGCCGCGAAGACGAGCGAACCGGCGCTCCGCGGTTCCGGTCCAAGGACTACATGGACTCGTTCATCAACCCGCGCTCCGTCGTCGGGGGGATCGACGATCGCCTGCAGGAGTCCTCCGACGAGCCGCCGCAGTTTCCTAAACAGCCCGAGCGCGACGTGCTGTTGTTCCTGCTGGAGCATGCTCCGCTCTCGGCTTGGCAGGCCGACGTGTTGTCGATCATTCGCGACGAGGCGTATTACTTTGCACCCCAGGCTCAAACCAAGATCATGAACGAGGGTTGGGCCAGCTACTGGCACTCGACGATCATGCTCCGCCAGGGCCTCGATCCCTCCGAAGTCGTCCACTACTGCGACCACCACAGCGGCACGCTGGCCAGCAGCCCGACGCAGCTCAATCCGTACAAGCTGGGGATCGAGCTGTTTCGCGACATCGAGGATCGCTGGAACCGGGGCGCTTTCGGCCGCGAGTACGACGAGTGCGACGACCACGAATTGCGCCGTCGCTGGGACCGTCAAGCCGGGCTGGGCCGCGACAAGATCTTCGAAGTTCGCCGGATTCACAATGATCTGACGTTCATCGACGAGTTTCTCACGCTCGATTTCGTCCGCGAGCAGCGGCTGTTCCAGTTTGGCTACAACGCCGACGCCGAGAGCTACGAAATCGAAAGCCGCGAGTTCCCCAAGGTCAAGCGGCAGCTCTTGGAGATGCTGACCAACCGCGGCCGGCCGATCATCGAGGTCGTCGACGGCAACCACAAGAACCGCGGCGAGATGTATCTCAAGCACCAGTACTCCGGGGTCGAGGTCAAGCTCGACGAGGCGGCCGACACCCTGGAAAGTCTGCAAAAATTGTGGAAACGCCCCGTCCACCTGGAAACAATAGTAGAGGGGCGCGTCACGGTTCTCTCCTACGACGGCTGCGACCACGCCCTGGAAACGCAAGGGGACTACGACGTCGGCGATGACGACGACGAGGACCGCACATGA
- a CDS encoding heme-dependent peroxidase, whose product MNRPTAGPAVPITRIPADGAWHCSHLYYSWNRARLATLSPSEIASGRAAVIAALDPSAEGQPLRLQTSIVSGHKADFGLMLMDPDPLVVDRVHQRLMAGPLGPALVPGYSFVSITEISEYVMTPEQFGERLVAEGEDPAGETYAMKVQAYADRLVGMNRQRLTPDFPAYTNTCFYPMNKIRDPHANWFTLPKAERMRMMSEHARSGIAFAGKVSQLITVGVGLDDWEWGVTLWAANPQYLKEIVYQMRFDEASAKYAQFGPFLTSYVCSPEEMLEHCRVGGQA is encoded by the coding sequence ATGAATCGTCCTACCGCCGGCCCGGCCGTCCCGATCACCCGCATCCCCGCCGACGGGGCCTGGCATTGTTCGCACCTGTACTACAGTTGGAACCGTGCCCGGCTTGCGACGCTCTCCCCCAGCGAGATCGCCTCGGGCCGAGCCGCGGTCATCGCTGCACTCGATCCCAGTGCTGAGGGACAGCCCCTGCGGCTGCAGACCTCGATCGTCAGCGGGCACAAGGCCGACTTCGGCCTGATGCTGATGGATCCCGACCCGCTCGTCGTCGACCGCGTTCACCAGCGGCTGATGGCGGGCCCCCTGGGGCCGGCGCTCGTGCCCGGCTACTCGTTCGTCTCGATCACGGAGATCAGCGAGTACGTCATGACCCCCGAGCAGTTCGGCGAGCGGCTCGTCGCCGAGGGGGAGGACCCGGCCGGCGAAACCTACGCGATGAAGGTCCAGGCGTACGCCGATCGGTTGGTCGGCATGAATCGCCAGCGGCTCACCCCCGACTTTCCCGCGTACACGAACACGTGCTTCTACCCCATGAACAAAATTCGCGACCCGCATGCGAACTGGTTCACGCTCCCCAAGGCCGAGCGGATGCGGATGATGAGCGAACATGCCCGCAGCGGCATCGCGTTCGCCGGCAAGGTGTCGCAACTGATCACGGTGGGGGTCGGCCTGGACGACTGGGAATGGGGAGTCACGCTATGGGCCGCCAACCCGCAATATCTCAAAGAGATCGTTTACCAGATGCGGTTCGACGAAGCGAGCGCGAAATACGCCCAGTTCGGTCCGTTTCTCACGAGTTACGTTTGCTCCCCAGAGGAGATGCTGGAGCATTGCCGCGTCGGCGGGCAGGCTTAG
- a CDS encoding PEP-CTERM sorting domain-containing protein: protein MSCRIRSLARLLLLAAGPLAAIAAYGPSRAAAQPFVQGVDVSLFQDTVDWPTVLANGVEFAFVRATRGEAYVDPLFLANMRQATAAGVLVGPYHFCRLETDTGNPLDPVNEANHFLSVIKPYYDAGMLLPPVADVEGFPTFGSTAEARAFTSNWVQIFSDTIHASLGVRPLIYNSLWVSNNYYTPAVASQHDLWLAWWKASGTANPPVPADLNVWDDWTFWQWTDDWSVPGIVGAVDGDLFNGTRAQLEQLLHGNGPLGGLPTGRLMLSDFNSTEGYLGFAPTYSGSNVNILPATTVELTSSEAYEGTGSQQYSIKTGGGSWALRMVSGIGAPPFIPANPATNLPLEATGSVGFWLKTTDPGVSVQILIDDPTPATPSAIEGGVLRPVIADGEWRLYEWAFQDAAQWNNYAGGGNGAITGSAVTIDSIRFTGSGDVTLFLDALSYNPDGSLLPPPGDFNGDLRVDGGDLAVWQANFGTSGAAGGDFLLWQRNHSGLAASAAATAVPEPATLALLAAGFAGGVRRRWS from the coding sequence ATGTCTTGCCGCATCCGCTCCCTCGCCCGACTACTCCTGCTCGCGGCCGGTCCCCTCGCCGCGATCGCTGCCTACGGACCGTCGCGGGCGGCCGCTCAGCCGTTCGTCCAGGGGGTCGACGTCTCGCTGTTCCAGGACACGGTCGATTGGCCGACGGTGCTGGCCAATGGAGTGGAGTTCGCCTTCGTCCGCGCCACTCGCGGCGAGGCCTACGTCGATCCGCTGTTCCTGGCCAATATGCGCCAGGCGACCGCCGCGGGGGTGCTCGTCGGGCCTTACCACTTCTGCCGGCTCGAGACCGACACGGGCAATCCGCTTGACCCGGTCAACGAGGCGAACCACTTTCTGAGCGTCATCAAGCCGTACTACGACGCCGGCATGCTGCTGCCGCCGGTCGCCGACGTCGAGGGCTTCCCCACGTTCGGTTCGACCGCCGAGGCTCGCGCGTTCACCTCGAACTGGGTGCAGATCTTCTCTGACACGATCCACGCTTCGCTCGGCGTGCGACCGCTGATTTACAACAGCCTCTGGGTCTCGAACAACTACTACACCCCCGCCGTCGCCAGCCAGCACGACTTGTGGCTCGCATGGTGGAAGGCCAGCGGCACGGCCAATCCGCCGGTCCCCGCCGATCTGAACGTATGGGACGACTGGACGTTTTGGCAGTGGACCGACGACTGGTCCGTGCCGGGGATCGTCGGCGCCGTGGACGGCGACCTGTTCAACGGCACGAGAGCACAGCTTGAGCAACTGTTGCACGGCAACGGGCCGCTGGGAGGCTTGCCGACGGGTCGGCTGATGCTGTCCGACTTCAACAGCACCGAGGGGTATCTGGGGTTCGCGCCGACCTACTCGGGCTCGAACGTGAACATCCTCCCCGCGACCACCGTCGAGTTGACATCGAGCGAAGCGTACGAGGGGACCGGCTCGCAGCAGTACTCGATCAAGACCGGCGGCGGCTCATGGGCGTTGCGGATGGTGTCGGGGATCGGCGCGCCGCCGTTCATCCCCGCCAACCCGGCGACGAACCTGCCGCTGGAGGCGACCGGATCCGTGGGGTTCTGGCTCAAGACGACCGATCCCGGCGTCTCGGTGCAAATCCTGATCGACGATCCCACGCCGGCGACTCCCTCGGCGATCGAGGGGGGCGTGCTCCGCCCGGTGATCGCCGACGGCGAGTGGCGCCTGTACGAGTGGGCGTTTCAAGACGCCGCCCAGTGGAACAACTACGCCGGCGGCGGCAACGGGGCGATCACCGGCAGCGCCGTGACGATCGACTCGATCCGCTTTACCGGCTCCGGCGACGTGACGCTGTTTCTCGACGCGCTCAGTTACAATCCCGACGGCAGCCTCCTCCCCCCGCCCGGCGACTTCAACGGCGACCTGCGCGTCGACGGGGGCGACTTGGCCGTCTGGCAAGCGAACTTCGGCACAAGCGGCGCGGCAGGAGGCGACTTTCTGCTGTGGCAACGCAACCACTCCGGTCTGGCGGCCTCGGCGGCGGCGACCGCCGTCCCCGAACCGGCGACGCTCGCGCTGTTGGCGGCGGGATTCGCAGGCGGCGTTCGTCGCCGATGGTCGTAA
- the pheA gene encoding prephenate dehydratase, translated as MSRKPDETTPPRNPSRAQLRKLDREIAELLTRRAELTLARGASDAGADCDDVASLSAAIDESIAAAAKSPSGPLPETAVRAIFRELHGGISAAAHATRVAYLGPEFTYSHLAAIEHFGQSCELAPVATIAAVFDEVRQGNSDYGVVPIENSTDGRVADALHCLAEASHGEHAVQISAELPLRIRHCLLGRGPRSAVRRVCSKPQAISQCRNWLAAHLPQAELIPTGSTTEAARLALAEHDTAAIASEQAGVHHGLPILAKHIEDNVENVTRFAVIGRHSAAKTGRDKTAIVFEAPHQPGALADAMAIFKRQKLNLTWIESFPVPGARGRYSFFVEFQGHASELHPRRALAALGKKALRLTVLGSYPEGVVVG; from the coding sequence ATGAGCCGCAAGCCGGACGAGACCACGCCCCCGCGGAACCCCTCTCGGGCCCAGCTTCGCAAGCTGGATCGCGAGATCGCCGAGCTGTTGACGCGCCGAGCCGAGCTGACCCTTGCCCGGGGCGCCAGCGACGCCGGCGCCGACTGCGACGACGTTGCGTCGTTGTCCGCGGCGATCGACGAGTCGATTGCCGCGGCGGCAAAGTCTCCGTCGGGGCCGCTCCCCGAGACGGCGGTCCGGGCGATCTTCCGCGAGTTGCACGGCGGGATCTCCGCCGCGGCCCACGCCACCCGCGTCGCCTACCTGGGTCCCGAATTCACCTACAGCCACCTCGCGGCGATCGAGCACTTCGGCCAGAGCTGCGAACTGGCCCCGGTGGCGACGATCGCGGCGGTGTTCGACGAAGTCCGCCAGGGAAACTCCGACTACGGCGTCGTGCCGATCGAGAACTCGACCGACGGCCGGGTCGCCGACGCGCTACATTGCCTTGCGGAAGCGTCGCATGGCGAGCACGCAGTGCAGATCAGCGCGGAGCTGCCGCTGCGGATTCGCCATTGTCTGCTGGGGCGCGGGCCGCGCTCCGCGGTGCGGCGGGTGTGCAGCAAACCGCAGGCGATTTCGCAGTGTCGCAACTGGCTGGCGGCTCACCTGCCCCAGGCCGAGTTGATCCCCACTGGCAGCACGACCGAAGCGGCGCGGCTCGCCCTGGCCGAGCATGACACGGCGGCGATCGCCAGCGAACAAGCCGGGGTTCATCACGGTCTGCCGATCCTCGCCAAGCACATCGAAGACAACGTCGAGAACGTGACTCGCTTCGCGGTGATCGGCCGGCACAGCGCCGCGAAGACGGGCCGCGACAAAACGGCGATCGTGTTCGAGGCGCCCCACCAACCGGGGGCGCTGGCCGACGCGATGGCGATCTTCAAACGGCAGAAGCTCAATCTGACCTGGATCGAATCGTTCCCCGTGCCGGGAGCTCGGGGGCGGTACTCGTTCTTCGTCGAGTTCCAGGGTCACGCCAGCGAGCTTCACCCGCGCCGGGCACTGGCAGCGCTGGGGAAGAAGGCCCTCCGGCTCACGGTGTTGGGGTCGTATCCCGAAGGAGTCGTCGTCGGCTGA
- a CDS encoding serine/threonine protein kinase — MQPQQLGPYRIGARIGKGGMGAVYAGVDETTGQAVAVKALSPHLALAEGFRERFEAEIESLKKLQHDSIVRMYGYGEDAGVLFYSMERVDGPSLEDELRDGRRFDWRETLSIAVQLCRALKHAHDHGVVHRDIKPANILVCGDGRVKLADFGIARLFGASQLTTAGGVLGTADYMSPEQADGRPVTDKCDQYSLGCVMYALLAGRPPFRAKTMPEMLQLQRYADPEPVRRYAPETPQQLNDLILQLLSKEPEDRFPNVRVLGRHMEAMVFALSRSKADSVPATSEQPAAGAPRDATSAGGQDATLAGEAISLITVDTGAEGLYDAPTLAEDDKSLAPPPTTSAPTTPRPSRFTTVDEEARRAARVPEEASWMHWASLAGLVAALAAIGYVGWRITRPPSADELYGRVVAAISEDRAAGMRDHRDDVAAFLKRYPDDPRAGEFAKLQEEIDVRREASRLRVGARLGGGDDLPASRWFAAAMAAASTDPAGAAATLENALRLYGVDPRDDDNARFDDPELSLDPAERKWLRVIDLELRRLRESLDETVELQRPLVAERLSAARKLAATHPEEAQRIYQGIVGLYAAHEWAEEAVREATQALESLGASGALPRTPRSRTKE; from the coding sequence ATGCAGCCGCAGCAACTTGGCCCGTACCGCATCGGCGCCCGCATCGGCAAAGGGGGGATGGGAGCGGTTTACGCCGGAGTTGACGAAACAACCGGCCAAGCCGTGGCCGTGAAGGCTCTGAGCCCTCATCTGGCCCTTGCCGAAGGGTTCCGCGAACGGTTCGAGGCCGAGATCGAATCGCTCAAGAAGCTGCAACATGATTCGATTGTGCGGATGTACGGCTACGGCGAGGACGCGGGGGTCCTCTTCTACTCGATGGAACGGGTCGACGGCCCGAGTCTCGAGGACGAGCTCCGCGACGGGCGGCGGTTCGACTGGCGCGAGACGCTGTCGATCGCCGTGCAACTGTGCCGAGCGCTCAAGCACGCGCACGATCACGGCGTCGTGCATCGCGATATTAAGCCGGCCAACATCCTGGTTTGCGGCGACGGGCGCGTGAAGCTGGCCGACTTCGGGATTGCGCGGCTGTTCGGGGCCTCGCAGCTGACGACCGCCGGCGGCGTCCTCGGGACCGCCGACTACATGTCGCCCGAGCAGGCCGACGGCCGGCCAGTGACCGACAAGTGCGATCAGTACAGCCTGGGTTGCGTCATGTACGCGCTGTTGGCGGGGCGTCCGCCGTTCCGAGCGAAGACGATGCCCGAAATGCTGCAGTTGCAGCGCTACGCCGATCCCGAGCCGGTTCGTCGCTACGCCCCCGAAACGCCGCAGCAGCTCAACGACCTCATCCTGCAACTGTTGAGCAAAGAGCCCGAGGACCGGTTCCCCAACGTACGCGTTTTGGGGCGGCACATGGAGGCGATGGTTTTTGCCTTGTCGCGTTCCAAGGCCGACTCCGTTCCGGCGACTTCCGAACAACCTGCGGCTGGGGCGCCCCGCGACGCGACCTCAGCGGGGGGCCAGGACGCGACGCTGGCCGGCGAGGCGATCTCGCTGATCACCGTCGACACCGGCGCCGAAGGGTTGTACGACGCCCCGACGCTCGCCGAGGACGACAAGTCCCTCGCGCCGCCGCCGACCACGTCCGCGCCGACGACGCCGCGGCCGAGCCGGTTTACCACCGTTGACGAGGAAGCCCGCCGTGCGGCCCGCGTTCCCGAGGAGGCCTCGTGGATGCACTGGGCGTCGCTCGCCGGATTGGTCGCGGCGTTGGCGGCGATCGGCTACGTCGGGTGGCGGATTACGCGCCCCCCGTCTGCCGACGAGTTGTACGGGCGGGTCGTCGCGGCGATCAGCGAAGACCGCGCCGCCGGAATGCGGGACCATCGCGACGATGTCGCCGCGTTCCTCAAGCGGTATCCCGACGATCCTCGCGCGGGCGAGTTCGCGAAGCTGCAGGAAGAAATCGACGTGCGGCGCGAAGCGTCGCGGCTGCGGGTCGGGGCCCGGCTGGGGGGAGGGGACGACCTGCCGGCGAGCCGCTGGTTCGCCGCGGCGATGGCCGCCGCCTCGACCGACCCCGCCGGCGCCGCGGCGACGCTGGAGAACGCCCTGCGGCTGTACGGCGTCGACCCCCGCGACGACGACAACGCCCGGTTCGACGATCCGGAGTTGTCTCTCGACCCCGCGGAGCGCAAATGGCTGCGGGTGATCGACCTTGAACTTCGCCGTCTGAGAGAATCGCTCGACGAGACGGTCGAGTTGCAACGCCCGCTCGTTGCCGAACGATTGTCCGCCGCGCGGAAACTCGCCGCGACGCATCCCGAGGAGGCGCAACGCATCTACCAGGGGATCGTCGGCCTGTACGCCGCGCACGAGTGGGCCGAGGAGGCTGTTCGCGAGGCGACGCAGGCGTTAGAGTCGCTCGGCGCTTCCGGCGCTTTGCCTCGCACACCCAGGTCCCGCACCAAGGAGTAA
- the hemL gene encoding glutamate-1-semialdehyde 2,1-aminomutase, with product MDRNRSVAAFQRARRLMPGGVNSPARAFGAVGGTPVFIDRAAGAYLWDVDGNRYVDYIGSWGPMILGHRHPAVVAALEEAIHRGTSYGAPTEAESELAELIIEAVPSVEMVRLVNSGTEATMSAIRLARGFTGRDVVVKFAGNYHGHVDCLLVSAGSSAATLGVPTSPGVTPGAAQDTIVAEYNDVANLEAVFAEHGPRIAAVIFEPVVGNMGVVVPRPEFVAALNTLPKRHGALVVCDEVMTGFRLSLGGAQQAFGIEPDLTTMGKIVGGGLPVGAYGGRREIMENVLPAGKVFQAGTLSGNPLATAAGATTLRLLRDDPPYERLETITAKLEAGLHEAAQRHGIVHTIARVGSMMTLFFRQGSVAGWREASAADTKMFAAYFWELMNRGVYMPCSQFEALFVSAAHTDEDVEETIASAEGAFAALAASR from the coding sequence ATGGATCGCAATCGCAGCGTGGCCGCGTTCCAGCGTGCTCGCCGACTGATGCCAGGGGGCGTGAACAGCCCGGCGCGGGCCTTCGGCGCCGTCGGCGGGACCCCGGTGTTCATCGACCGCGCCGCAGGGGCCTATCTGTGGGACGTCGACGGCAACCGCTACGTCGATTACATCGGGTCGTGGGGGCCGATGATCCTGGGCCATCGGCACCCGGCGGTCGTCGCGGCGCTCGAAGAGGCGATCCACAGGGGGACCAGCTACGGCGCCCCGACGGAGGCCGAGAGCGAACTCGCCGAGTTGATCATCGAGGCCGTGCCGTCCGTCGAGATGGTGCGGCTGGTGAACTCGGGAACCGAGGCGACGATGAGCGCCATCCGGCTCGCGCGGGGATTCACCGGCCGCGACGTCGTCGTGAAGTTCGCCGGCAATTACCACGGCCATGTCGACTGCCTGCTTGTGTCGGCTGGCAGTTCAGCCGCGACATTGGGCGTTCCCACGTCGCCTGGCGTGACGCCGGGGGCGGCCCAGGACACGATCGTCGCCGAATACAACGACGTGGCGAACCTGGAAGCCGTCTTCGCCGAGCACGGCCCGCGGATTGCGGCGGTCATCTTCGAGCCGGTCGTCGGGAACATGGGAGTCGTCGTTCCGCGGCCCGAGTTCGTCGCGGCGCTCAACACGCTCCCCAAGCGTCATGGGGCGCTGGTGGTGTGCGACGAGGTGATGACTGGGTTTCGGTTGTCGTTGGGCGGGGCGCAGCAGGCGTTCGGCATCGAACCCGACCTGACGACGATGGGCAAGATCGTCGGCGGCGGGCTCCCCGTGGGCGCCTACGGCGGGCGACGCGAGATCATGGAGAACGTCCTTCCCGCGGGGAAAGTGTTCCAAGCGGGGACGCTCAGCGGCAATCCGCTCGCCACCGCCGCGGGGGCGACGACGCTGCGCCTGCTCCGCGACGACCCCCCCTACGAGCGACTCGAGACGATCACGGCGAAGCTCGAGGCCGGCTTGCACGAAGCCGCCCAGCGGCATGGAATCGTCCACACGATCGCCCGGGTCGGCAGCATGATGACGCTGTTTTTCCGCCAAGGCTCCGTCGCCGGCTGGCGCGAGGCGAGCGCTGCCGATACGAAGATGTTCGCGGCCTACTTTTGGGAACTGATGAACCGCGGCGTCTACATGCCGTGCAGCCAGTTCGAGGCGCTGTTCGTCTCGGCGGCGCACACCGACGAGGACGTCGAGGAGACGATCGCATCGGCGGAGGGGGCGTTTGCGGCGCTGGCGGCGTCGCGCTAA
- the tsaB gene encoding tRNA (adenosine(37)-N6)-threonylcarbamoyltransferase complex dimerization subunit type 1 TsaB — translation MKLLALDTSGRRGSLALAEIAADACRIVAEARLPAVPRAAQSLLPTLRQLLAEHAWIPDDVGVVAVTAGPGSFTGLRLGVTTAKTLAFATGAELAAVPTLAALAWGSHTDRRPVWGVLDAQRDEVFAARFTSDPGGEARDECQVLPIEAWLSLVEPGEAVATPAAGKLADRLPAGVELVARDDGPTPTAVATLGGALWRAGRTVDPLQLVPWYHRRSAAEEKAL, via the coding sequence GTGAAACTCCTTGCTCTCGACACCAGCGGCCGCCGGGGGAGCCTCGCCCTGGCCGAAATCGCGGCAGATGCGTGTCGGATTGTCGCCGAGGCCCGCCTCCCCGCAGTTCCTCGAGCCGCTCAATCCCTGCTGCCGACATTGCGGCAGCTCCTTGCCGAGCACGCCTGGATCCCTGACGACGTGGGAGTCGTGGCCGTCACCGCGGGGCCGGGGTCGTTCACGGGGCTCAGGCTGGGAGTGACGACCGCCAAAACCTTGGCCTTCGCCACGGGGGCCGAACTGGCGGCGGTCCCTACGCTGGCCGCTCTGGCCTGGGGGAGTCACACGGACCGCCGGCCCGTGTGGGGCGTGCTCGACGCCCAACGGGACGAGGTCTTCGCCGCCAGATTCACGAGCGATCCCGGGGGCGAGGCGCGCGACGAGTGCCAAGTCCTGCCGATCGAGGCGTGGCTGTCGCTCGTCGAGCCGGGCGAAGCGGTCGCGACCCCGGCGGCCGGCAAGCTCGCCGATCGCCTCCCCGCGGGGGTCGAGCTCGTCGCACGGGACGACGGCCCGACGCCGACGGCGGTGGCGACGCTCGGGGGCGCCTTGTGGCGTGCAGGACGCACCGTCGATCCGCTGCAGCTTGTGCCGTGGTATCATCGGCGCAGCGCGGCCGAGGAGAAAGCGCTCTGA